Proteins from one Sinomonas terrae genomic window:
- a CDS encoding carbohydrate ABC transporter permease — MTTPRITTARRPKRAERLKVLAVTAVLALAAVVVLGPLYWLVVASGKSQESLFTSSTLVPGPDLSYGDNLAKTLGFQGGQYGLWLVNSAVYSGLSAALGVYCATMAGYLLAWFRFRGRSLLLAVVVASLAIPATALTIPTFVLESSLGLTNSYLGVILPLSVYPLGVFFIYVYAQQAIPAALLDAGRIDGVGEFRLFHSVALRLLMPGMATIFLLSLVGAWNNYFLPLVIVSRGDLFSTTLGLGTWVSQLHDPTVGTPPYGEIFTGSLISILPALIVFPFVQKFVASGISAGSLAGD; from the coding sequence ATGACCACCCCCCGCATCACCACCGCACGGAGGCCGAAGAGGGCCGAACGGCTCAAGGTGCTCGCAGTCACCGCGGTCCTGGCCCTGGCCGCAGTGGTCGTCCTGGGTCCGCTCTACTGGCTCGTCGTGGCCTCGGGGAAGAGCCAGGAGTCACTGTTCACCAGCTCTACCCTCGTGCCGGGCCCCGACCTGTCCTACGGGGACAACCTCGCCAAGACGCTCGGCTTCCAGGGCGGCCAGTACGGGCTCTGGCTCGTGAACTCTGCGGTGTACTCCGGGCTGAGCGCAGCACTGGGGGTCTACTGCGCCACGATGGCCGGGTACCTCCTGGCCTGGTTCAGGTTCCGCGGCCGGAGCCTCCTCCTGGCGGTGGTGGTCGCCTCCCTCGCCATCCCGGCCACGGCCCTGACCATCCCGACTTTCGTCCTGGAGTCGTCCCTGGGGCTGACCAACTCCTATCTGGGAGTCATCCTGCCCCTGAGCGTCTACCCGCTCGGGGTGTTCTTCATCTACGTCTACGCCCAGCAGGCGATCCCGGCTGCCCTGCTCGATGCCGGCAGGATCGACGGGGTCGGGGAATTCCGGCTCTTCCACTCCGTGGCATTGAGGCTGCTGATGCCCGGCATGGCGACCATCTTCCTGCTCTCCCTCGTGGGGGCCTGGAACAACTACTTCCTCCCACTGGTCATCGTCAGCAGGGGCGACCTGTTCTCGACGACCCTGGGCTTGGGCACCTGGGTGAGCCAGCTCCACGACCCCACAGTGGGCACGCCGCCCTACGGGGAGATCTTCACCGGGTCCCTCATCTCGATCCTGCCGGCACTCATCGTGTTCCCCTTCGTCCAAAAGTTCGTGGCAAGCGGCATATCCGCAGGCTCGCTGGCCGGGGACTGA
- a CDS encoding family 1 glycosylhydrolase produces MNLRLDCEFGTAFAPENFFFGVANAPYLSEGGYNTPAGPQNNYGYFERDGRVPVSGAATRFWSEYKQHIELAASLGLNAFRMGLDWSRVQPATTLAPAKPPAWDPRALDRYADMISCVRSHRMQPIVTLHHFTHPAWLGESIWLGDEGPDLLVDYELRVVEEVNDRLSEAGVEVMDHFITFNELNLVPLIYFVGPLRSTSAPDQASLAPAYDNILSRHIRIYDGLHDLFARKGWPTPRVGFGTASAIEYEHDRLFLDIARLRSSGVRRERTGEWLARQREAWDTRMDALARAKLTDEQYAAYRQQRQLAAAAIRPEMLTKTLEALYASDRDEKLDYLSVNVYEPLGPAKSEGDPRKRPKWWEFDVDTDVYHTFIHAYNDGNTGLPLYLGENSLALRQAPGAPAQPRPDGWNRERYLKAYLMVAVRALAEGVPIHGYLYWSLTDDFEWEAGYEPRLGLYGYDYGTGTIAETDALGEPAGPVYAELIAALRSGDKARIATTFTERYAGRVG; encoded by the coding sequence ATGAATCTGAGGCTCGACTGCGAATTCGGCACCGCCTTCGCCCCGGAGAACTTCTTCTTCGGGGTGGCCAACGCACCGTACCTGAGCGAAGGCGGGTACAACACCCCGGCCGGGCCCCAGAACAACTACGGCTATTTCGAACGGGACGGACGGGTCCCAGTCTCGGGTGCGGCAACCCGCTTCTGGAGCGAATACAAGCAGCACATCGAGCTGGCCGCCTCCCTCGGGCTCAACGCCTTCAGGATGGGCCTCGACTGGTCCCGCGTCCAACCCGCCACCACCCTCGCACCCGCCAAACCGCCGGCCTGGGACCCTCGGGCGCTGGACCGCTACGCGGACATGATCTCCTGCGTCCGAAGCCACCGGATGCAGCCGATCGTCACACTCCACCACTTCACCCATCCCGCCTGGCTGGGCGAGAGCATCTGGCTCGGCGATGAAGGCCCCGACCTGCTCGTCGACTACGAACTCCGCGTCGTCGAGGAGGTCAACGACCGGCTATCCGAGGCCGGCGTCGAGGTCATGGACCACTTCATCACCTTCAACGAACTCAACCTGGTCCCGCTGATCTACTTCGTCGGACCGCTCAGGAGCACCAGCGCACCCGATCAGGCCAGCCTGGCCCCGGCGTACGACAACATCCTCTCGAGGCACATCCGCATCTACGACGGGCTGCACGACCTGTTCGCCAGGAAGGGCTGGCCAACCCCACGCGTGGGGTTCGGGACCGCCAGCGCCATCGAATACGAGCACGACAGGCTCTTCCTCGACATCGCCCGCCTGCGCAGCTCCGGCGTGCGGCGGGAGCGGACGGGCGAATGGCTCGCCCGGCAGCGCGAGGCATGGGACACCCGGATGGACGCCCTCGCGCGGGCGAAGCTCACCGACGAACAGTACGCGGCGTACCGGCAGCAGAGGCAGCTCGCCGCTGCAGCAATCAGGCCGGAAATGCTCACCAAGACCCTCGAGGCGCTCTACGCCTCGGACCGCGACGAGAAGCTCGACTACCTCTCGGTGAACGTCTACGAGCCCCTCGGGCCGGCGAAGTCCGAGGGCGACCCCCGGAAGCGACCGAAGTGGTGGGAATTCGACGTCGACACGGACGTTTACCACACCTTCATCCACGCCTACAACGACGGCAACACCGGTCTGCCCCTGTACCTCGGGGAGAACAGCCTGGCCCTGCGCCAGGCGCCGGGCGCCCCCGCCCAGCCCCGCCCGGACGGCTGGAACCGCGAGCGATACCTCAAGGCGTACCTCATGGTCGCAGTCCGCGCCCTGGCTGAAGGCGTCCCGATCCATGGATACCTGTACTGGTCGCTGACCGACGACTTCGAATGGGAGGCGGGCTACGAGCCACGCCTCGGCCTCTACGGCTACGACTACGGCACCGGGACAATCGCAGAGACGGACGCCCTCGGCGAGCCTGCCGGGCCGGTATACGCCGAACTGATCGCGGCGCTGCGCAGCGGGGACAAGGCCCGCATCGCAACCACATTCACTGAACGGTATGCGGGTCGGGTAGGTTGA